The genomic segment ACCATCTAATTCTGTTTCAGAGTgggtgaggccatggttcatgtaggctattagtcctgtaaactactttcttctgagtctttagtttcttctttcttctttgttccagatgaatagagaccaatatttgtatcttaggtggctgcttgcaagctttaaagactccagacgctactcaccacatTGGAATGTAGAGCATAtactttatgaactgtgttatgccaattaactgagttgtcccacaagactatggttctaagccttcaaacccaaaaCGCCAATCTTGCAGGGTGTTTGGTTGTGCCTAAGAAGTATCCgtaactgtgtcccctatgtggtttattatatatatggatatacatgcatgcacacacatacttaTATATCATATGCCTATAGATTATCTGTGCACACGTATGTACTCACTTATTCACATCTATACACATATGTCTGTATACATATTTGTGcaaccacacacattttttttggttgttgcaaaattgttatATCCTTTATCAACATTGTGTTATCCTGAGATTGTGAAATAATAACGTGTTCTTGTTTTGTCCCTTTTAGCCTTagaggagaaaaggagaaaagaagaacTAGTTAAAAAGCGAATTGAACTAAAACATGACAAGAAAGCAAGAGCCATGGCTAAGAGGACAAAGGATAATTTCCATGGTTATAATGGGATACCTGTTGAGGAAAAGTCAAAGAAGAGGCAGGCAGTGGAAAGCCATGCCAGCCAGGGAACAGACCAAGAGTACGAGATGGAAGACGAGGATGAATTCTTAGAATACAATCAAGCAGAGTCAGAGCAGGAGTATGAGGAAGAGCCAGAACCTCCCAAAGTTGAACGCAAACCAAAGGTCTCCCTTAAAAGTGCAACACCACTTATGAACTTCACTGATCTACTCAAGTTGGCTGAGAAAAAGCAGTACGAACCGGTGGAGATCAAGGTAGTGAAGAAAACAGAGGAGCGGCCTCTGACTGCAGAAGAACTTAGGGAGCGAGAATTCCTTGAACGAAAGCATAGGAAAAAGAAGCCAGAGACAGATTCAAGACTACCTCCAACTATGTCCAAAAAGGCACCCTCTCAGAAACAAAGTGTGGGCACAAAACTTAGCAAAGGTTCTGGAGACAAGATTCCTTCTTCTAAGGGAATCCCCCTTCCTCATGCTGAGAAGAAACCCAGACCCAGCACAGCCATTGAGAAGCACTTAGCTTTGTCATCATCTAAATTAATCTCAGGAGAGAGGACCAAGGCAGGATTTGGCAATTGCTCCCAACCCTCATTTCGTGAGGGCCATGACAGACCTGTTTTCAATGGGACAGGAAAACTCCACTCCAGCACCTATTCAGCTGTCCCAAAGACTTCTGCCACTGGGGCTCAGAAATCTGCTACTGAGCACAAAGCCAAAAAATCTCCTTCCCATCCTAGCCGTTCCAGGTCTGGGCCCACGGTCACCCAGAACAACAAGGTAAAGAGTCCAGGTGTCAGGCAGCCAGGCAGCAGCTCTAGCTCAGCCCCTGGGCCGCCCAGCACAGTAACTGTTCGACCCACCGTTAGCTCTGGCTCTGTGTCCAAGCGCCAGAATGGCAGCTCCAGCTCAGGACCCGAGCGATCAATCAGTGGGACCAAGAGGCCAACTGGTGACTCAAATCCCTCTAGTCGGACGGTCAGTGGTGCAAGTGGCCCTGGACGACCTGCAAGCAGCTCCAGTGGCCCTGGGCGGCCTGTCAGTGGCTCAGGTGGTTCTGGGAGACCTATGGGCAGCTCTGGTGGCCCTGGGAGGCCTGTGAGCAGTCCACGTGACCTCCAGCGACCAGTGACTGGTTCCGGCCCCCCTAGCCGGCCAGTGAGTGGCCTGGGGCGATCAGGAAGTGGCTCAGTTTCAGCTGGACGGACTGTCAATAGACCAGTAAGCAGCTTGGGACCTGGGCAAACAGTTAATAGCTTAGGTCCCCCCATAAAGCCCAGGTGCACTGTTGTTTCAGAAACAATTTCTTCCAAGAATATCATCAGCCGGCCCAGCAATGGACAGATGAATGGAATGAAACCTCCCCTGTCTGGCTATAGATCTGCCCAAGGTAAAGTTCCCCTCAACTTAGAAGTATATATTCATCACTAGGAAATTGGAAAGAGTACTTTGCTTTGTATAACCAGAGACCCTGTGAACCTTTCCATGTGTCTTTTAGTGCACTCTAGTTTTGTTTGCTCTGATGTTTAGTATGCCCTATGCCTGAGAGTTCCTTCAGTTATCATGGCTTGGAAAAGCTTTTAGAAAGAGACATCTAGGGCTTTCTGTGTTCACCTCTGCAATGTCCCCAATGCTATAAACTTAGCTGTGTGGTTTGGGAAATGTGATGAGTGCACacatagtgtcttagttacctagtgctgctacagcagaaacaccacaagtgggtggcttaaacaaacagatatatattttctcacagtttaggaagctagaagtctgaaatcagggtgccagctttagaAGGAAAGTCCTTATCtattcagcttctgctttctggttccttggggatctccatGTGTTTTGGCATCTATCTCACCCTATCTCTTTTTCCTTAaactccttttatatcttgtaagagattgactcaagacatgccccacactaatcctgcctattaacataacaaagacaacccattcccaaatgggattataaccaaagGCATATCAAAAAACCAAGCCAACCCCCCTTgctttcaactcacagcaaccctataggacagagtagaactgccccatagggtttccaaggagcagctggtggattggaactgccagccttttggttagcagccgagctctgtgccaccggggctccattgacacatatttttgggggacacaatttagtccATAACACACCGCTACACATGCCTTATCTAGTTCAATGGATGCCttcatttttacctttttaagaGGCTTAGAGACACCTGTGAGTGTAATTGTGTGCATGAGGCCCTTTGGTGCATTATTTATGCAGCAAATACTTGTTAAGCACCCACTATACTATGTGCCACTATACTAAGCACCCACTATACTATACTGTTCTGGACAGTTCTTGTGTTTCTCCTTATAATGGGCAACATCAGGGTGCTAGTTACTAGTCCTTCAGGAATCTATAGTGTCCAAGGTACAGGATCATTGGTGACTCCTGCTAGCTGCTAGGTCCTAGTTGTATCATGCTAATATGCGTTTGTTAAAGCATTTGGTAGGCaccatgaaaaatataaaaagaaactaAAGATGAGGTGTTCCCTGCTTTAATCTTCCTAATTCAGcgagaccagtggttctcaagcaGGGGCAGTTGTGTCCCAGGGGACATTTGCCAGTGACTGGAGACATTTTGGGTTTGCACAATTGGGGCAGGGGACTCTACTGACATctaatgggtagaggccagggatgctgctaatgTCCTGCAATGCACAAGATATCACCCCCACAACAGAATTGTCTAGCCCAAAGTTTCAGTACTGCTGAGGTTGGGAGACCCTGAGCTAGGGAGACAAGCCACGTATATTAACAACTACGGAAGAAGAACAAAGGGAGGGTCTGTaatcaaggactagaaggtagttGTTCCCAGATGCTAATCTATTCATCAGTTCCTGTCTTTAGCCAACTTTTTATTGACCTTTTGGCAAAATGACAGAAATAGTTTTTCCTAAAGTCAGACTTACTCAATTTGAACAGTTTTCCTTAACTCTGAGAATCTTTCAtacttttttggtttttaaaaaattttaatgtaattGTGGTGATAGTGGATTGTAGGTTGCTACCTTTGGAAATTTATTGGTCTTTTAAATCCGTTTTTAAGTATGGGAACTATTACTAAACTAGAAAATGTAATGGATATTTCTAATAAGCCCTGGGATAGACAGGAATTCTGTTCCTTCATGGATACCAGGAAGCAGCAGGGGTGGCCCAGTATGAGTCCATGCTGAGGGCCAACCTGCTGGCTCTGATTTTTGAAGGATATGGTCTTAATGAGTTCTCAAAATCTGTTTACGTAGAACTCTGTTAAGACCGTTTTATTTGGTCTCCTGTAAAAAAGGTTATATTTTAgttctaatattttttttattataaaattttataaaaattataatttataaattgtaAACCCTTATAAAATTTTAATGTTTCATagcaaacagaacaaaatgctcttGTAAGTAATGGCTCTCCTATTCTTAGGTCCTCAAAGGCTCCCCTTCTCTTCTGGTTACAAAAGGCAGCGAGAATATGATGAGGAAGATGATGAGGAAGAATATGACTCTGAAATGGAAGATTTTATTGAAGATGAAGGAGAACCTCAGGAAGAAATATCCAAGCACATTCgagaaatttttggctatgaccgAAAAAAGTAAGGCTGAAGAGTATTTAGATAAATGTGATActctttttattttgaataattcATGTTTGGGGGGAGAAATAAATATTAATAGTATAGGCATTGAATAAAATTCATAATTAGGAACcccagtggtgctgtggttaaagcatttggccactaactggaaggtcagtggttcgaacccaccagccactccacaggagaaaactgtggcagtctgcttctgtaaagatttatagccttggaaaccctatggggcaattctactctgtcctatacggtcgatctgagttggaattgactggatggcgaTGGGTTAGATGATTGTTGCTTTAAATAGAGTTACTCTTTGgcacttaatatttaaaaattggtTCAGAATTCTTTAGTTATTTTTATGAGGGCCAAAAAAATAACCCTTTTTAATTGCTGTCCTTACAAAATGTGAATTTAATGAGTGAAATTTAGTATAGTAGAAATACATTGCTTTTGAATTCAGATGGCTGTCCACGTGTTGAAAGTTGGCCTGGTTTGACACCtgcttttgcttgtttttaaaagCTTTGCTACTCAAAAGTGTGGTTCCCTGAACCAGCAGCATTgatatcacctgggagcttgttagaaatgctgaCTCAACTGAATCCAAATCTGCTTTATAAGGGCCCCAGGTGATTCATATgcacactgaagtttgagaagcactggtgtagaggatggaaaccctggtggcatagtggttaagtgctacagctgctaaacaagaggtcagcagttcgaatccaccaggcgctccttggaaactctatgggacagttctactctgttctgtagggtcgctatgagtcagaatcaactcaacgttaGTGGGTTTGGGTGTAGagaagctcaggctgctagccaaaaggtcggcagttcgaatccaccaggcctctccttggaaactgtggcgcagttctactctgtcctatagggtcgctatgagtcatgaatcaacttgatggcaacgggtttggttgttgtAGAAGAAAGATCAGGGTTTGAATTGAAGTTCaaccacttactagctgggtaaactacttttaaaatgacatttggaaggattaaatgagatggtgtatatgtaaaacaaaacacagcTGTCACAGTGCCTGTCAGCCAGTAATTCCTACCTCCTTAGAAGCCTGTGGATATGAGAAACACAATccgttcccttttttttttttttaggacatttAACAGAGTAGAAGAACTTGATTAAAAATCAGGTCTAAAAAATCTAATCTGAGCATTATCACTGACTAGTTATATGTTCTTGATCAAGTTATTAACCTCTGCTTCACTGTCCTCTCTTATAAAGTCATGGTGTCATGAAGTTCAAATGAGACTAATctatacaaaataatttttatgtataTTGTGCTTTTAGGATTTTAATATAGATTATCAAGTACATGTAGGTGAGTGAGTTGAGTAAGCATTGTTGGACTGGCACCTTTATCAGCATTTGATTCAGCAGTAGGAACCTTCTGGGAGAAATATGGACCTATTTGTCTTTAGGAACTTACCGCTACCCATCCTCTGACCCCCTCACACCTTGCCAAGCAAGAAGGAGTAGTCTTAAATGTGCGTTTAATTTAATAATAGAGATGTACATTTTGAAAATGGGAGGCtgttgtttagtgcttctgttctacctcctaaggagtcctggtggtgcagtggttaagcactcatctgctaactgaaaggtcagtggtttgaacccagcagccgctccatgggagaaagatgtgggaggggagaaagaaagaggtggtagtctgcttccataaaagatttatagctttggaaaccctgtgggcagttctgctctgtcctgtagggtcactatgagtcagaatcgactctgtagCAAcgggttagattttttttttgtttggttctacctcctagtttattacatagtgcctggggtcttaaaagcttgcaaatggccacctTAGttaaaattggtctctatttgtttGGAGCAACAGGAGTAGGttgagaaaatggaatgtagctaattgcctccatgaacaactgcctcctttgccatgagaccagaattggatggtgcccagctgccattactctacgttttgatcaaagagtcaaaccttaaaccaaaaatatcctctgatgtcttctataaaccaaacaatggtttagcttaattagtaaagaatgggatcaaatcgacaacagcaacttgaaagattagataggaagcttaaggagcaatgagttcatgttaatgggatggaacaattcagaaaaggaggatggagaatagttgtacaacttgaagaatgtaatcaatgtaaattgtacatgtagaaagtgtTGACTTGGTGTATCTTACTccgtatattctcaaaaacaacaaaaataaatgtagTTCCTTTAGAAAATTGAATTTTTGTTCTTTTACAACTCTTATTTCTTGTTATCAGATACAAAGATGAAAGTGATTATGCCTTACGTTACATGGAGAGTAGTTggaaagagcagcaaaaggaagaagcaaagagGTAAGCAGAAAATATAACACATCTGTTTAGTTTGAATTGTCCtaaatttttttctgcttcttgctTTACTTGCATCATTGGGAGCAGAGACTTTGGGCCTTATACCTGCTTACTTGCAATGGGGCCTTAAACAAATTCCTTAGCCTTTTTAGATCTGTTTTCTCATTCATAAGAATATACTATTTTTACCCACTGAGGTATTGTGAGGATTAAGACAATGTTTACAAGTGGCCTCACATAGGGTAGGCACACAATAAATGCTAGGGGCCATCCCTGCTCGTTACAGCATGCTCTTGCTTTTCTTCCCTCATCCTTAATTCCCTGCCCGCATTAGACACATCTCAATTTCGCTAACCTGTAACACCGCTGGCCTCAGGGACTTGATGGGAATATATTAAATTTCCTCTGATTCCTTTTTAGCTACCTCATAATAAACTAATGATAAGTTCCTGggtagggataaataataagtgATTGTTTTGTTTATAGTGTTAACTTGGTAAAATAATTCACCCCAGTCTCCGTGCAGAATACTAAACCCTTTCTCTACCCTGCTCTCTTTCCAATAAGTAGATAAAATATCAACCAAAGTGTTGGGAAGAGGCAGAAAGGCACAAATAgaattatttattgaataaatgtttCTATATATTTAAAGCTGTTGAGATAAACAATTCATATTTTATTACCTTAGTGGAAATATTACATTGCTTTTGGTTGTGTGTGAGGTCTTTTTTCCACTACAATTTGGGTCAGTGGCCCCTGGTAAAAAAGATTTTAGCTAATCTTTTCCAGCAGTAAAACCTTGCCttgaggttttgttttgttttgttttaattgtactttaaaacccagtgccattgagtcaattccgactcatagtggccctaaaggacagagcagaactgccccatagggtttccaaggagcacctggtggattcgaattgcagccttttggttagcagccacagctcttaaccactacaccaccacggtttccttattgtactttagatgagggtttacagcaCAAGCTAGCTTCTCACTAAATAGTACACATTTTAtaacattagttaacaaccccatgacatgtcagcactctcccttcttgacctagggttccccgttaccagctctcctgcccctcctgccttctcatccttgcccccggGCTGCTCTACCCCTTTAGTccccttttgttttatgggcctgtttcaTCTTCGGCTGacgggtgaaccttaggagttgCTCTGAGGTATTTTGAGCGCATCAGCACATTCCATGCAGCTTCCCATTTGAAACCtcattcttgtttttttaaagaaagtggcAATCTCACATGTATTGacaaatgtcctttttttttggtcagtttaaGACTAGGTATGCAAGAGGACTTAGAAGAAATGAGACGtgaagaagaagaaatgaaacgTCGAAAGGCCAAGAAGCTGAAGAGGCGTTAGCTGCCGCTTTTATCTATTTTTGTGACATTCTGGAGACACTCTGCTGCGGAATTCCTGCCTTCAGACCAAGGAAGGCccttatcattttaaatttatacTTGGGTACTCAAGGAGAAGGAATGTATCCTGTTGTTTGCAGGCTGTCATTTGAGcacaaagtattttaaaatactttccaGGGCGAAATCTGTAATGTAGGTGATATAATGCCCATTGAATGCTCTTATGAAGTAAACTGTTCACAGTTGCCAGCCTTGATCCTGATGAGCTATGCACTCTAATGTGGGGCCCGCTCACCAGTCAGCCAATCTTCTGTTGTTCCTTTGCTactttaaaaggaaaagaattgccgCCTGACTTGTGTAATTCCTCTGATGTGATAGGGCAATGCCCAACTCCCGATTAAACTTACTGTCTTTTTATAAGGAACCTGGCCCTTCTATGAATGTTGCCAGCAATAAAGTGACCTGTCCTAATCTATATGTTTGGATTGAGAACTTGAAAATGTAGAGAAGGCTTTATAGTTATCATATGGATGTTCTCCCTGTGACTCTGAAGTAAAAGACAGAATAAATTATATTGTATTCTGCATTATTCATGGATTTGATGTGGAACATTCTTAATCACTAATATGGGTGATTAAGCAATTAACAATTTTTCCAAGTTAAAATACAAGTTATACCATTTAGtataagaatatttttttccaagTTTTCCTTTCAGATTTACTGTTAGTGTGTTGGCTGTTTAAGATAGACAAGGCCACTGTGCTGATTGATCTTTCTCTAAAAAATCCATTTTTATATTGAAGAAAACGTATTCAAACATTAGATTTGGAAGAgtaatagtttaaaaaataagCTACATATGAGGTTCCCATCTTACCTACCCTTCTCTTCCCCATCATAAAGATATTTTGGAACCCCAGTGTGCCCATATACCTCTTGATGTTAATGACTTTGCATTTTTATCTTAAATTCCTTAGCAAATAGTAatggcaaaaaaccaaaaactaaattcGTGTGAATCAAGAGCACCACCTTCTCTTTTTCACCCATATTGCACTTTTATTTCAAACTATGCACTGTGAAGAGACTTTCCTGGGTAGAAAAGGATTTTACAGAATGTGTCTCATTACTGTGGAACTTTCTTCATTCTTACCCTTCTTTAAGTCATATTTATAGGCTTATGTAATTCTTGAGTCTCAAGTCCAAGCAATTCCGATCAGCCTGACCTCGTCTCAAGGCAAGTTAgcagaagaaaatgaataaatatgatgCTAGAGGGCATTTGTCCTTGACTAAAAATAAGTTTGTAGAATAGTCCTATAATACACTTTGTGGCTATCTCAAGCTGTTGGAAGGTGGGGATTAGGATGTAGAAGGGGTTGTCCTACAAAGAATCCCTAGTTTTCAACAGGGCCAAAACTTATTTTTGTGTATAGACAGCCCGTGGGTTACGAACGTCCACCTTAGTAGAGAAAAGTTGGACAACTCATACTTGTCCTTGAATGTTACATAAATTTGCCCTGGCTTTGTAACTACTGAACCCTCTACTCGTAACaaattcatcacaatcaccttcacttgctgcatgtgtaacttttaaatcattgaaaagtttCAAGTCTTCTcttgtactaaaccaaaaaacaaaacaaaacctgctggtttcaactcatactgaccctagagaacagagtagaactgccccatagggtttccaaggagtggctggtagatttgaactgccttttggttagcagccaaaccataACCACTGCGCACCAGGTCTCCAAAAatgaggctaaataagaaccatgtgCACCTGTTCCAGCTtccctacaaatttgacttaaagacttaAACACACAGTTAGGAACTGTCTCatttgtaacccggggactgcctgtatacacCTTTATCCGTGAAGCTTTTATTTTTCAAGTTTGGGTATTATAAATTACCATTGTTAGCCTCCTTTGATGGGACCACGTAACCCAGT from the Loxodonta africana isolate mLoxAfr1 chromosome 7, mLoxAfr1.hap2, whole genome shotgun sequence genome contains:
- the SPTY2D1 gene encoding protein SPT2 homolog, coding for MDFREILLIASKGQGVNNVPKRYSLAVGPPKKDPKVKGVQSAAVQAFLRRKEEELRRKTLEEKRRKEELVKKRIELKHDKKARAMAKRTKDNFHGYNGIPVEEKSKKRQAVESHASQGTDQEYEMEDEDEFLEYNQAESEQEYEEEPEPPKVERKPKVSLKSATPLMNFTDLLKLAEKKQYEPVEIKVVKKTEERPLTAEELREREFLERKHRKKKPETDSRLPPTMSKKAPSQKQSVGTKLSKGSGDKIPSSKGIPLPHAEKKPRPSTAIEKHLALSSSKLISGERTKAGFGNCSQPSFREGHDRPVFNGTGKLHSSTYSAVPKTSATGAQKSATEHKAKKSPSHPSRSRSGPTVTQNNKVKSPGVRQPGSSSSSAPGPPSTVTVRPTVSSGSVSKRQNGSSSSGPERSISGTKRPTGDSNPSSRTVSGASGPGRPASSSSGPGRPVSGSGGSGRPMGSSGGPGRPVSSPRDLQRPVTGSGPPSRPVSGLGRSGSGSVSAGRTVNRPVSSLGPGQTVNSLGPPIKPRCTVVSETISSKNIISRPSNGQMNGMKPPLSGYRSAQGPQRLPFSSGYKRQREYDEEDDEEEYDSEMEDFIEDEGEPQEEISKHIREIFGYDRKKYKDESDYALRYMESSWKEQQKEEAKSLRLGMQEDLEEMRREEEEMKRRKAKKLKRR